A region of Sphingomonas sp. DNA encodes the following proteins:
- a CDS encoding isoprenylcysteine carboxylmethyltransferase family protein, whose translation MTDEDGPGVFVPPPLVFGAATAAGVLLDGNALEWRHVTHPSQFAGAVVAVAGLVLIAICLGLFRRFRTRPEPWEPDQTLIRTGVYRFSRNPMYLGMALTSAGIAIFFESLVAAILVAFVVVAIDRLVIPREERYLARRFGADYKAYRDRVRRWL comes from the coding sequence ATGACGGACGAGGACGGACCGGGCGTCTTTGTGCCGCCGCCCTTGGTGTTCGGCGCGGCAACCGCCGCGGGCGTGCTTCTCGACGGCAATGCGCTCGAATGGCGGCACGTCACCCATCCGTCGCAATTTGCCGGAGCGGTCGTGGCCGTCGCCGGTCTCGTCCTCATCGCCATTTGTCTCGGGCTCTTTCGGCGTTTCCGGACCCGGCCGGAGCCGTGGGAGCCCGACCAAACCCTGATCCGGACGGGGGTTTACCGTTTCAGCCGTAATCCGATGTATCTCGGCATGGCGTTGACCTCCGCCGGCATCGCCATCTTCTTCGAAAGCCTCGTCGCCGCAATCCTGGTCGCATTCGTCGTCGTCGCGATCGACCGTCTCGTGATCCCGCGCGAAGAGCGCTATCTCGCGCGCCGGTTCGGGGCGGATTATAAGGCCTATCGCGACCGGGTGAGACGATGGCTGTGA
- a CDS encoding TolC family protein encodes MASPPGSAALAQVATPATPRVGTPLAPPTVGPPAPPPAAPDLPAPRDTPLPANLTLSQALDEAESRSPEIVAARAAVSAAEARARQAGLLPNPELSVELENFAGSGDYAGTRGLETTVAISQRLDLGGRRRSRLGVARAELAAAELRLAIARADLARQVREQFARAVTARDRLRLAEENDRLARELARIAGQLVEAGRDPPLRALRARSAAAQAAAQLAAAQADEAAARLTLAALFGATSPPESVAGSLLDLEPRTIDAGRSLDVRLADAERAIAAAELDQQRAARNLDPAVGVGLRQFRGSGDVALVGGISMQIPLFDRNQGNIAAARSNVAAAEARRANALANVTVRARNAIAAVEAAEARVRALEGAAIPEAFEALRLAQSSYREGRASLIELLDAQNAYTTAEAALIDARLALALATAELGRVAAQ; translated from the coding sequence ATGGCGTCGCCCCCCGGGTCGGCGGCGCTCGCGCAAGTCGCGACGCCCGCCACCCCGCGCGTCGGAACGCCGCTCGCTCCGCCAACGGTCGGACCGCCGGCGCCGCCGCCGGCCGCCCCGGACCTGCCGGCGCCGCGCGACACTCCCCTTCCCGCCAACCTCACGCTTTCTCAGGCCCTGGATGAAGCGGAGTCCCGCTCGCCGGAGATCGTCGCGGCTCGCGCCGCCGTATCGGCCGCCGAGGCGCGCGCCCGGCAGGCGGGCCTGCTTCCCAATCCCGAGCTCAGCGTCGAGCTCGAGAATTTCGCGGGCAGCGGCGACTATGCCGGCACGCGCGGGCTCGAGACCACGGTCGCGATTAGCCAGCGGCTCGATCTCGGCGGGCGCCGCCGCTCGCGGCTCGGCGTGGCGCGGGCAGAACTCGCCGCCGCCGAGCTCAGGCTCGCCATCGCGCGCGCCGACCTCGCCCGGCAGGTCCGGGAGCAGTTCGCGCGCGCCGTCACCGCGCGCGACCGGTTGCGGCTCGCGGAGGAAAATGACCGCCTCGCGCGCGAGCTCGCACGTATCGCCGGCCAGCTCGTCGAGGCCGGGCGCGATCCGCCGCTGAGGGCCCTGAGGGCGCGGTCGGCGGCCGCCCAGGCGGCGGCGCAGCTCGCCGCCGCGCAGGCGGACGAAGCGGCCGCGCGCCTCACCCTCGCCGCTCTGTTCGGCGCGACCTCGCCCCCGGAGAGCGTCGCCGGCAGCCTGCTCGACCTCGAGCCAAGGACGATCGACGCGGGGCGCAGCCTCGACGTCCGCCTTGCCGACGCGGAGCGGGCAATCGCCGCGGCCGAGCTCGACCAGCAGCGGGCCGCGCGCAATCTCGATCCGGCCGTCGGCGTCGGCCTGCGCCAGTTCCGCGGCAGCGGCGACGTGGCTCTCGTCGGCGGGATCTCGATGCAGATTCCGCTGTTCGATCGCAACCAAGGCAATATCGCCGCCGCCCGCTCCAACGTCGCCGCCGCCGAGGCGCGGCGCGCGAACGCGCTGGCGAATGTCACGGTGCGCGCACGCAACGCGATCGCGGCCGTCGAGGCGGCCGAAGCGCGCGTCCGGGCGCTCGAGGGCGCCGCGATCCCCGAAGCCTTCGAGGCGCTGCGGCTCGCGCAATCCTCCTACCGGGAAGGGCGGGCGAGCCTGATCGAGCTGCTCGACGCCCAGAATGCCTACACCACCGCCGAGGCGGCGCTGATCGATGCGCGCCTCGCCCTTGCCCTCGCGACCGCCGAGCTCGGCCGGGTCGCGGCTCAATGA